A genomic window from Serratia liquefaciens includes:
- the pepT gene encoding peptidase T: MTSAIAEQLTERFFRYLAVTSQSDAAATTLPSTPGQHDMAKLLAAELRQLGMQDVQIDEHATVTARKPGNQPGAPRIGFITHIDTVDVGLSAHIHPQRLRFTGQDLCLNAEHDIWLRTAEHPEILAYPNEEIIFSDGTSVLGADNKAAVTVVMTLLANLSASDRHGDIVVAFVPDEEIGLRGAKALDLTRFEVDFAYTIDCCELGEVVYENFNAAGAEIRIEGVTAHPMSAKNVLINPIRIANDIINQFDSLDTPEHTEGREGYFWFNDLTANANLATLKVSIRDFDLAGFNARKERIQEVVRQVAANYPRAKVSCKVTDIYSNISNSIGEDKRAIELIFGALAAHGIPPKVIPMRGGTDGAALSSRGLLTPNYFTGAHNFHSRFEFLPVRAFVKSYQVTRSICLLAARG, from the coding sequence ATGACCAGCGCCATTGCCGAACAGCTCACCGAACGTTTCTTCCGCTATCTGGCGGTGACCAGCCAGAGCGACGCCGCCGCAACCACCTTGCCCAGCACGCCGGGCCAGCATGATATGGCCAAGCTGCTGGCGGCCGAACTGCGCCAGCTAGGCATGCAAGACGTGCAAATTGACGAGCACGCCACCGTGACCGCCCGCAAACCCGGCAATCAGCCAGGCGCTCCGCGTATCGGCTTTATCACCCATATCGATACCGTTGACGTGGGTCTGTCGGCCCATATTCACCCGCAGCGCCTGCGCTTTACCGGCCAGGATCTGTGCCTGAATGCCGAACACGATATCTGGCTGCGCACCGCCGAGCATCCGGAAATCCTGGCCTATCCGAATGAAGAGATTATTTTCAGCGACGGCACCAGCGTGCTCGGCGCCGATAACAAAGCGGCGGTCACGGTGGTCATGACCCTGCTGGCCAACCTGAGCGCTTCCGATCGTCACGGCGACATCGTGGTGGCCTTTGTCCCGGATGAGGAAATTGGCCTGCGCGGCGCCAAGGCGCTGGATCTGACGCGTTTCGAGGTGGATTTTGCCTATACCATCGACTGCTGCGAGTTGGGGGAAGTGGTGTATGAGAACTTCAATGCCGCAGGGGCGGAAATCCGCATCGAAGGGGTCACCGCGCACCCGATGTCGGCGAAGAACGTGCTGATCAACCCAATTCGCATCGCCAACGACATCATCAACCAATTCGACAGTCTGGATACGCCGGAACATACCGAGGGGCGCGAAGGCTATTTCTGGTTCAACGATCTGACCGCCAATGCCAACCTCGCTACGTTGAAAGTGTCGATCCGCGATTTTGACCTGGCCGGGTTCAATGCGCGTAAAGAGCGCATTCAGGAAGTGGTGCGACAGGTGGCGGCAAACTACCCGCGTGCCAAGGTCAGCTGCAAGGTGACGGATATCTACAGCAATATCAGCAACTCTATCGGGGAAGACAAGCGAGCGATTGAGCTGATTTTCGGTGCCCTGGCCGCCCACGGTATTCCTCCCAAGGTGATCCCGATGCGCGGCGGCACAGACGGCGCCGCACTCTCCAGCCGTGGGCTGCTGACGCCGAACTACTTCACCGGCGCGCACAATTTCCATTCGCGCTTCGAGTTTCTGCCGGTCAGGGCCTTTGTAAAATCCTATCAGGTCACTCGCAGCATCTGCTTGCTGGCGGCACGCGGTTAG